One region of Citrus sinensis cultivar Valencia sweet orange chromosome 6, DVS_A1.0, whole genome shotgun sequence genomic DNA includes:
- the LOC107176445 gene encoding uncharacterized protein LOC107176445, which yields MSIGSSDLEAFKEEPTPKANKIHWELALPTVKSPPDLTIDNKPRTSDKAIAEILIAGFTGQLKGWWDHLLTMQQQLDILNAIQIDENGAPILDEFTNPIQDAVATLILTISLHFIGDPSHLRDKNAELLYNLRCRKLSEFQDYKTTFFTRLFLRDDANHTTWKEKFLAGLPTLLGEKVRNSIKALYDNRIPYDELTYGELKRLKWELRKSKQELGSFCKQFNYDPFKTSISKNFSGECSSKPHKRHYKSKSYRKPFQKFRESSYKKPQRPYKKPNFSKKKEFKPKHKAPFKYKEAICHKCGIKGHTAKYCRMNQKLHELGLDEEILSKVAPLLIESSDSESSMSGDSDPLQVDELIDSDTSAYSSSDFETDSYLKKINVLTKDQETFLELIMPPKRSSKGKGIAKDIDLKATSKESQSSPPKEKLLSSAMPIKSWIDMIEDEEAKSKALSTHDQVNQWMKSISKSPELMLALQSFSQTRNLQKRSLKKKARRKTKETEI from the exons ATGTCTATAGGCTCTTCTGATCTAGAAGCCTTTAAAGAAGAACCTACCCctaaagccaataaaatccattgggaattagcccttCCCACTGTCAAGTCTCCACCTGATTTGACCATAGACAACAAgccta gaacttctgacaaaGCCATTGCAGAGATTCTCATTGcgggttttactggtcaacttaAAGGATGGTGGGATCACCTTCTCACTATGCAGCAACAATTAGATATCCTTAATGCCATCCAAATTGATGAGAATGGAGCCCccattcttgatgagtttaCTAACCCAATTCAGGATGCTGTAGCTACCCTGATTCTAACTATATCCCTCCATTTCATAGGTGATCCTTCCCACCTTAGAGACAAAAATGCTGAGTTACTATATAATTTGAGATGTAGGAAACTCAGTGAATTCCAAGATTACAAAACCACCTTCTTCACTAGACTCTTTCTCagagatgatgcaaatcatacaACCTGGAAAGAGAAGTTCTTAGCAGGATTGCCTACTCTTCTAGGTGAAAAGGTTAGGAATTCCATTAAAGCCCTTTATGATAACCGCATTCCTTATGATGAACTCACTTATGGTGAGTTA aaacgacttAAATGGGAGCTTAGGAaatctaagcaagaattaggcagtttctgtaaacaattcaattatgaccctTTTAAAACTTCcatttccaaaaattttagTGGTGAGTGTTCTTCCAAACCTCACAAGAGACATTACAAATCCAAAAGCTATAGAAAGCCATTCCAGAAATTTAGAGAATcttcttataagaaaccccAGAGGCCTTACAAGAAGCCCAACTTCTCTAAGAAAAAGGAATTTAAACCTAAACACAAAGCCCCTTTCAAATACAAAGAAGCCATATGCCATAAGTGTGGTATAAAAGGCCATACTGCAAAGTATTGCAGAATGAATCAAAAGCTTCATGAACTTggccttgatgaagaaatccTCTCCAAAGTAGCCCCTCTTCTCATAGAGTCCTctgactctgagtcttccatgtcgggagatAGTGACCCCCTTCAGGTCGATGAACTTATTGACTCAGATACCTCTGCATATAGCAGTAGTGATTTTGAAACagattcttatttaaagaaaatcaatgtctTAACTAAAGATCAAGAAACCTTTCTTGAACTc ataatgccgccaaaaAGAAGCAGCAAAGGAAAAGGCATTGCCAAAGATATTGATCTTAAAGCCACTTCTaaagaatcccaatcctctcCTCCTAAAGAAAAACTACTCTCCTCTGCCATGCCAATCAAGTCTTGGATTGACATGATCGAAGATGAGGAGGCAAAGTCTAAAGCCCTTTCTACCCATGACCAAGTTAACCAATGGATGAAATCCATTTCCAAATCTCCCGAGCTCATGCTTGCATTACAAAGTTTCTCCCAAACCAGGAATCTCCAAAAGAGATCTCTGAAAAAGAAAGCGCGGCGCAAGACCAAGGAGACCGAGATTTAA
- the LOC127903089 gene encoding uncharacterized protein LOC127903089: MIHSGAVDYLENNVGTCNWARSQFEGKRYSILTTNIAESVNAFMREPRKFPVTHLVDHFRKTLQQWFYDRKIVAESMTTRLTTWADEIVTERRTIAERMIVLPVSPHRFQVIGGGLKEGLVDLQKRTCSCRVFQLDQLVCAHAIAACLTHRVDFINLCSDFYTTESLAMAYAQPVEPVGDVADWEVPDEIQEMQVYPLVEAPPPGHLKELRIPSAGEDVDRRTVRCGRCHELGHNRKRCKNPIASTRS; encoded by the coding sequence ATGATCCACTCGGGTGCGGTTGATTACCTAGAAAATAATGTCGGTACGTGTAATTGGGCAAGGTCTCAGTTTGAAGGTAAGAGGTACAGCATTCTTACCACCAACATCGCAGAGAGTGTTAATGCTTTCATGAGGGAACCTCGAAAATTTCCTGttactcatcttgttgatcacttTAGGAAAACATTGCagcaatggttttatgatagaaaaattgtgGCTGAATCAATGACTACTCGGCTAACAACATGGGCGGATGAAATAGTCACTGAGAGGAGAACTATAGCTGAAAGAATGATAGTTCTGCCGGTGTCTCCGCATCGTTTTCAAGTTATAGGTGGTGGGCTTAAGGAAGGGTTGGTTGACTTGCAAAAGAGAACTTGCTCCTGCAGAGTGTTTCAGCTTGATCAGCTTGTGTGTGCTCATGCAATTGCGGCATGTCTAACACACCGGGTGGATTTTATTAACCTTTGCTCGGACTTTTACACTACAGAATCGTTGGCGATGGCTTATGCACAACCAGTGGAGCCAGTTGGTGATGTGGCTGATTGGGAAGTTCCAGATGAAATTCAGGAGATGCAAGTATACCCACTAGTTGAGGCACCACCACCTGGCCATCTTAAAGAGCTCAGAATACCCTCGGCTGGCGAGGACGTTGACCGGCGGACTGTAAGATGCGGCCGGTGTCATGAACTAGGCCATAATCGTAAGCGATGTAAGAATCCTATTGCGTCGACTCGAAGTTAG